A single region of the Nisaea sediminum genome encodes:
- a CDS encoding histidine phosphatase family protein has product MTKIYLIRHGETVWNREGRLQGHLDSPLTLNGIRQAEAYGRKLAGISSGETLSLHASPLGRTRQTAAIICEIAGLPYAEIRFDARLKEITLGEHDGYPGWELLDRDFPELAAKRKADPWNFQHPGGESTEMVRRRVRPFLEELRQQGGTHLIVAHGVLNKVMRGVHLGLSEEECFALDRPQDGFYVLEDGRETFIRSVG; this is encoded by the coding sequence ATGACAAAGATCTACCTGATCCGCCACGGAGAGACTGTCTGGAACAGGGAAGGCAGGTTGCAGGGTCACCTCGACTCGCCCCTGACCCTGAACGGCATCCGTCAGGCGGAAGCCTACGGGCGCAAGCTCGCCGGGATCTCGTCCGGCGAGACCTTGTCTCTGCATGCGAGCCCGCTCGGCCGGACCCGCCAGACAGCGGCGATCATCTGCGAGATCGCGGGCCTCCCCTACGCGGAGATCCGCTTCGATGCGCGGCTGAAGGAGATCACTCTTGGCGAACATGACGGTTATCCGGGATGGGAGCTGCTCGACCGGGATTTCCCGGAACTGGCGGCCAAGCGCAAGGCCGATCCGTGGAACTTCCAGCATCCGGGCGGCGAGAGTACGGAGATGGTCCGCCGCAGGGTCAGGCCGTTTCTGGAAGAGCTGAGACAACAGGGCGGGACGCACCTGATCGTCGCGCACGGGGTGCTCAACAAGGTGATGCGCGGAGTCCATCTCGGGCTGTCGGAAGAGGAATGCTTCGCGCTCGACCGGCCCCAGGACGGCTTCTACGTCCTGGAAGACGGACGCGAGACGTTCATCCGATCGGTGGGATAG
- a CDS encoding pyridoxal phosphate-dependent aminotransferase — protein MLMNAAPDFGPMNPLVEGLKETAIVEVAQHGWDRQGLIPLWFGEGDLPTPGFITEAAADAMRRGETFYTDQRGILDLRKEIAAYMNRTFKLEDGLALDTERVSLTTGGMSSLSIAMQMILEAGDEVVVIGPIWPNIYSTVEINGGTSVHVSLTLRDDDWHLDMEELFAAVTDKTKAIFVNSPGNPTGWLMEREQQQQLLDFARERGIWVISDEVYHQLVFDRDVAPSFLEIAEPTDRLFVINSFSKSWMMTGWRLGWLTHPAGLGLTVAKLVQIVTSGVPQFLHRGAIVAMREGDDVIKQLRARCLAGRDIVFDRLEAWPRIRAARPKAAFYAFFAVEGMTDSVAACKEIIDKCNVGLAPGAAFGPAGEGYLRLCYASAPERLKSAMDALEGVLGGKA, from the coding sequence ATGCTGATGAATGCCGCGCCCGATTTCGGCCCGATGAACCCTCTCGTCGAAGGCCTCAAGGAAACCGCGATCGTCGAGGTTGCGCAGCACGGCTGGGACCGGCAGGGCCTGATCCCGCTCTGGTTCGGCGAAGGTGACCTGCCGACGCCGGGCTTCATCACCGAGGCGGCGGCGGACGCAATGCGCCGCGGCGAGACCTTCTATACCGACCAGCGCGGCATCCTCGATCTCCGGAAAGAGATCGCGGCCTACATGAACCGGACCTTCAAGCTGGAGGACGGCCTTGCGCTCGATACCGAGCGGGTAAGCCTCACCACCGGCGGCATGTCCTCGCTCTCGATTGCCATGCAGATGATCCTCGAGGCCGGCGACGAGGTCGTGGTGATCGGCCCGATCTGGCCGAACATCTATTCGACGGTCGAGATCAACGGCGGCACGAGCGTGCATGTCTCGCTCACCTTGCGGGACGACGACTGGCATCTCGACATGGAGGAGCTGTTCGCCGCCGTCACCGACAAGACCAAGGCGATCTTCGTTAACTCGCCAGGCAATCCGACCGGCTGGCTGATGGAGCGGGAGCAGCAGCAGCAACTGCTTGATTTCGCGCGCGAGCGGGGGATCTGGGTGATCTCCGACGAGGTCTATCACCAGCTCGTCTTCGATCGCGATGTGGCGCCGTCCTTCCTCGAGATCGCGGAGCCGACGGACCGGCTCTTCGTGATCAACTCCTTCTCCAAGTCCTGGATGATGACCGGCTGGCGCCTCGGCTGGCTGACCCATCCGGCCGGGCTCGGCCTGACGGTCGCCAAGCTGGTGCAGATCGTCACCTCCGGCGTGCCGCAGTTCCTGCATCGCGGCGCCATTGTGGCCATGCGGGAAGGGGACGACGTGATCAAACAGCTTCGCGCCCGCTGCCTCGCCGGCCGCGACATCGTGTTCGACCGGCTCGAAGCCTGGCCGCGCATCCGCGCTGCGCGCCCTAAGGCGGCCTTCTATGCCTTCTTCGCGGTCGAGGGCATGACGGACTCGGTCGCCGCCTGCAAGGAGATCATCGACAAATGCAATGTCGGCCTCGCGCCGGGCGCCGCCTTCGGTCCGGCAGGCGAGGGCTATCTCCGGCTCTGCTACGCCTCGGCGCCGGAGCGGCTGAAATCGGCGATGGATGCGCTGGAAGGCGTGCTCGGCGGGAAGGCCTGA
- a CDS encoding carbon-nitrogen hydrolase family protein, translating to MLRMATAQSLITSDPDKNARELCALIRQAAAAGADCIHFSEAALSGYVKAQIKSWADVDWEAVDTALDTVRACCAETGLWAIVGCNHRHPDLSRPLNSLYVVDDHGRLAERYDKRFCSNTEITDWYAAGSRSVTVDIKGIRLGFLICIEVQFPELFLEYERLGVDCLCLSSGDESRMFRIQAQGHAACNCYWISYSVSANKRDRQPSCLIGPDGHIVAGEEPDESRLTVCSIDPSDPKWDIPLTKARPWRRKAREGEIYRGHRLSS from the coding sequence ATGCTCCGGATGGCGACTGCCCAGTCCCTGATCACATCCGATCCGGACAAGAATGCGCGAGAACTCTGCGCTCTGATCCGCCAAGCCGCGGCCGCCGGTGCAGATTGCATTCATTTTTCCGAAGCGGCCCTGTCCGGTTATGTGAAGGCCCAGATCAAGAGCTGGGCCGATGTTGACTGGGAGGCTGTCGACACAGCGCTGGACACGGTGCGCGCATGCTGCGCCGAGACAGGCCTCTGGGCCATTGTAGGCTGCAACCATCGCCATCCGGATCTGTCCCGCCCGCTGAACAGCCTTTATGTCGTCGACGATCACGGCAGGCTCGCGGAACGCTACGACAAGCGCTTCTGCTCGAATACCGAGATCACGGACTGGTACGCCGCCGGCAGTCGTTCGGTTACGGTCGATATCAAAGGGATCCGGCTCGGTTTCCTGATCTGTATCGAGGTCCAGTTTCCCGAACTTTTCCTGGAATATGAGCGGCTTGGCGTGGATTGCCTCTGCCTTTCGTCCGGAGACGAAAGCAGGATGTTCCGGATCCAGGCCCAGGGGCATGCGGCCTGCAACTGCTACTGGATCAGCTACTCGGTCTCCGCAAATAAGCGCGACCGGCAGCCGTCATGCCTGATTGGTCCCGATGGTCACATCGTTGCCGGGGAAGAGCCCGACGAGTCCCGCCTGACTGTCTGTTCCATCGATCCATCGGATCCCAAATGGGACATCCCCCTGACCAAGGCGCGGCCCTGGCGGCGAAAGGCGCGCGAGGGCGAAATCTATCGCGGGCACAGATTGAGCAGCTAG
- a CDS encoding acetyl-CoA carboxylase biotin carboxylase subunit, with protein sequence MFKKILIANRGEIACRVMCTAKRMGIQTVAVYSDADADALHVQMADEAVHIGPAPSAESYLVIDKIMDAIRQTGAEAVHPGYGFLSENATFAKALEAEGVAFIGPGVKAIGAMGDKIESKKLAHEAKVNTVPGYLGILADEKEAAKVAAEIGFPVMIKASAGGGGKGMRIANTADEVASGFRSAVNEARSSFGDERVFIEKFIEEPRHIEIQVIADKHGNVVHLGERECSIQRRHQKVIEEAPSPFLDEKTRAEMGSQAVALAKAVDYSSAGTVEFIVDGKRNFYFLEMNTRLQVEHPVTELVTGLDLVEIMIRSAAGEKLPFTQKDIKLTGWAMESRIYAEDPYRGFLPSTGRLVRYRPPAESESVRCDTGVYEGAEISMFYDPMVAKLCTYGKDRIEAIDRMAEALDRFHIRGIGHNVDFLSAMMAHERFRDGRLTTNFIAEEYPDGFEGAPVSEETENAMRAVAVAAECANAERNRMISGQTPVGDRNPPQSAWKVRHDDAAEDADATHVDGGYDVAINGTKYEVRGALRAGEPVFGGTVNGKPFPVQMERRGIDYHTSIAGAQRQFTVLSRKASDLLDRMPKKEAADLSKFLLSPMPGLLVSLAVSEGEPVKAGQELAVVEAMKMENVLRATKDGTVAKIHAAAGASLAVDQQIMEFE encoded by the coding sequence ATGTTCAAGAAAATCCTCATCGCCAACCGCGGCGAGATCGCCTGCCGCGTGATGTGCACCGCAAAGCGCATGGGCATTCAGACCGTCGCCGTCTATTCCGACGCGGACGCCGACGCACTTCATGTTCAGATGGCCGACGAGGCGGTGCATATCGGGCCCGCGCCGTCCGCCGAATCCTATCTCGTGATCGACAAGATCATGGATGCGATCCGGCAGACCGGCGCCGAAGCCGTGCACCCGGGCTACGGTTTCCTTTCCGAGAACGCCACGTTTGCAAAGGCGCTGGAGGCGGAAGGCGTCGCCTTCATCGGTCCGGGCGTGAAGGCGATCGGCGCGATGGGCGACAAGATCGAGTCGAAGAAGCTCGCGCACGAGGCCAAGGTGAACACGGTGCCGGGCTATCTCGGCATCCTCGCCGACGAGAAGGAGGCGGCGAAGGTTGCCGCCGAAATCGGCTTTCCGGTGATGATCAAGGCCTCGGCCGGCGGCGGCGGCAAGGGCATGCGCATCGCCAACACGGCCGACGAGGTCGCCAGCGGCTTCCGTTCGGCGGTGAACGAGGCTCGCTCCAGCTTCGGTGACGAGCGCGTCTTCATCGAGAAGTTCATCGAGGAGCCGCGCCATATCGAGATCCAGGTGATCGCGGACAAGCACGGCAATGTCGTGCATCTGGGCGAGCGTGAATGCTCGATCCAGCGCCGCCACCAGAAGGTGATCGAGGAGGCGCCGAGCCCGTTCCTCGACGAGAAGACCCGCGCCGAGATGGGCTCGCAGGCCGTCGCGCTCGCCAAGGCGGTGGACTATTCGTCCGCCGGAACGGTCGAGTTCATCGTCGACGGGAAGCGGAACTTCTATTTCCTCGAGATGAATACCCGCCTGCAGGTGGAGCACCCGGTGACCGAGCTGGTCACCGGCCTCGATCTGGTGGAGATCATGATCCGCTCCGCCGCGGGCGAGAAGCTGCCCTTCACCCAGAAGGACATCAAGCTGACCGGCTGGGCGATGGAATCGCGGATCTATGCCGAGGATCCCTATCGCGGCTTCTTGCCCTCGACCGGACGCCTCGTGCGCTACCGCCCGCCGGCGGAGAGTGAGAGCGTGCGCTGCGATACCGGCGTCTACGAGGGTGCCGAGATCTCCATGTTCTACGACCCGATGGTCGCCAAGCTCTGCACCTACGGCAAGGACCGGATCGAGGCGATCGACCGCATGGCCGAGGCGCTGGACCGCTTCCATATCCGCGGCATCGGCCACAATGTGGACTTCCTCTCTGCCATGATGGCGCACGAGCGCTTCCGCGACGGGCGGCTGACGACCAACTTCATCGCCGAGGAATATCCGGACGGCTTCGAGGGCGCGCCTGTCTCGGAAGAGACCGAGAACGCGATGCGCGCCGTCGCGGTGGCGGCGGAATGCGCCAATGCCGAGCGCAATCGGATGATCTCCGGCCAGACCCCGGTCGGCGACCGCAACCCGCCGCAGAGCGCCTGGAAGGTTCGCCATGACGACGCGGCGGAGGATGCCGACGCGACGCATGTCGATGGCGGCTACGACGTGGCGATCAACGGCACGAAATACGAGGTGCGCGGCGCGCTGCGTGCGGGCGAGCCGGTCTTCGGCGGCACGGTGAACGGCAAGCCGTTCCCGGTGCAGATGGAACGCCGCGGGATTGACTATCACACCTCCATCGCGGGCGCGCAGCGCCAGTTCACGGTGCTCAGCCGCAAGGCCTCGGATCTGCTCGACCGGATGCCGAAGAAGGAAGCGGCCGATCTCTCCAAGTTCCTGCTTTCGCCGATGCCGGGGCTCCTGGTTTCGCTCGCGGTTTCCGAGGGCGAGCCGGTCAAGGCCGGCCAGGAACTGGCGGTGGTCGAGGCAATGAAGATGGAGAACGTGCTGCGTGCCACGAAAGACGGCACGGTCGCCAAGATCCACGCCGCCGCCGGGGCCAGCCTCGCGGTCGACCAGCAGATCATGGAATTCGAATAG
- the rpmF gene encoding 50S ribosomal protein L32, whose product MAVPKRKTTPSKRGMRRAHDRVKSDAYVESPDTGELHRPHHIDLKTGMYRGRQVLKVKDAF is encoded by the coding sequence ATGGCTGTTCCTAAGAGGAAAACGACCCCGTCCAAGCGTGGCATGCGCCGGGCGCACGACCGGGTGAAATCCGATGCGTATGTGGAAAGCCCGGATACCGGTGAACTGCACCGTCCGCACCACATCGATCTGAAGACCGGCATGTATCGCGGCCGCCAGGTTCTGAAAGTCAAAGACGCTTTCTGA
- a CDS encoding isocitrate lyase/PEP mutase family protein: MGQATKLRERLGEDRILTIPGCFDAMSAKLVEKAGFEAAYVSGYAVSATQIGLPDAGLLSYKEILDQARDIAGAVSLPLIGDADTGFGNPVNVRRTVKGFADAGIACVMLEDQVFPKRCGFAKGVEVVPRDEATTRLRAALDMRDEIRAEGGDILILARTDSRVAEGLEEALWRCEAFAEMGADIVYFEGPQERGEMEELCRRVAVPKLLAQLEREGRPLLSPAEAEAIGYDCLLFGVTLLNVSLRAMRDALSLMANGAHPGPDRLLTFDELYETVGFDWYYGLEKKYGPDGD; encoded by the coding sequence ATGGGGCAGGCAACGAAACTGCGGGAACGGCTGGGCGAGGATCGGATCCTGACGATCCCCGGCTGTTTCGATGCGATGAGCGCGAAGCTGGTCGAGAAGGCCGGCTTCGAGGCGGCCTATGTCAGCGGCTACGCCGTGAGCGCCACGCAGATCGGCCTGCCGGACGCGGGACTGCTCTCCTATAAGGAAATCCTCGACCAGGCGCGGGACATCGCCGGCGCCGTCTCGCTCCCGTTGATCGGCGATGCGGATACCGGCTTCGGCAATCCGGTCAATGTCCGCCGCACCGTGAAGGGCTTCGCGGACGCGGGTATCGCCTGCGTGATGCTGGAGGATCAGGTCTTCCCGAAACGCTGCGGCTTCGCCAAGGGCGTCGAGGTGGTCCCGCGCGACGAGGCGACGACCCGGCTCCGCGCCGCGCTCGACATGCGGGACGAGATCCGGGCCGAAGGCGGCGACATCCTGATCCTCGCCCGCACCGACAGCCGCGTCGCGGAAGGTCTGGAAGAGGCGCTCTGGCGCTGCGAGGCCTTCGCCGAGATGGGCGCCGACATCGTCTATTTCGAAGGCCCGCAGGAACGTGGCGAGATGGAGGAGCTCTGCCGCCGCGTCGCCGTGCCGAAACTGCTCGCCCAACTCGAACGGGAAGGCCGGCCGTTGCTGAGCCCGGCGGAGGCCGAAGCGATCGGCTATGACTGCCTGCTCTTCGGCGTGACCCTGCTCAACGTCTCGCTCCGCGCCATGCGCGACGCGCTCTCCCTGATGGCCAACGGAGCGCATCCGGGACCGGACCGGCTGCTCACCTTCGACGAGCTCTACGAGACGGTCGGCTTCGACTGGTATTACGGGTTGGAAAAGAAATATGGCCCGGATGGGGATTAG
- a CDS encoding molybdopterin-containing oxidoreductase family protein: MSEPTRIPAFCTQCRSRCGCTATVAGGKLLRIEPLPEHPSGSKLCPKGLAAPELVYHPDRLTRPLRRTSPKGAAHPTWEAISWDEALDEIAGHMARIRDTHGPEQVSFSVTTPSGTHISDAISWIERFIRAYGSPNTIYGTEICNWHKDFASRFTYGTDIGTPDFARTDCVLLWGHNPTATWLARSTEVQKAIRRGAKLVVIDPRPTMYARRADAWLKVRPGTDQAVALGLLKLQLESDAFDQGFARRWSNAALLVHPETGLLLRESDVAPGGGENILLAAGVGGSRPLRYDAASKNWMDDPDGAELFGSHEILSLSGSVLCRTVLQTLRDAAADYTPERVEGLSGVPAEDLRKAAEILTGSASVAYYAWNGVGQSVTATQTDRAISSFYALTGHYGASGGNIPGGAARFNDISGQDLLSDTQRAKALGLAERPLGPGRHGWVTARDVYRAVLGGTPYPVRMLFSFGGNPLAAQPDTALAKQAFGKLEFHVHTDFFLNASAEFADIVLPAATSWEREGLRNGFDASLEGMRKVQLRPAAIAPVGEARSDTDIVLELSRRLGLAETMFDCDADKGHDHMLAPAGLDVATLRAEPEGVTLDGEVQEKPYLAAGFPTPSGLVELYSEQFLKHGQRPVPSLDPSELPSALEQPFPLRLGSAKTVVYCHSQHRNIPSLRRLQPDPILEIAPELAETRGIAERDWVEISTRAGTFRARAKLARGLAPDAVFAQHGWTIADAVPGAPLGANLNGAVPTERADPVSGSIPLRCSWCEVRKV; the protein is encoded by the coding sequence ATGTCCGAGCCGACCCGCATTCCCGCTTTCTGTACACAGTGCCGCTCCCGCTGCGGCTGCACGGCGACAGTGGCGGGCGGAAAACTCCTCCGGATCGAGCCGCTGCCGGAGCATCCAAGCGGGTCAAAGCTCTGTCCGAAGGGACTGGCCGCGCCGGAACTGGTCTATCACCCGGACCGGCTGACGCGGCCGCTGCGCCGGACCTCGCCGAAGGGCGCGGCCCATCCGACCTGGGAGGCGATATCCTGGGACGAAGCACTGGACGAGATCGCTGGCCACATGGCGCGGATCCGCGACACGCACGGGCCGGAGCAGGTCTCCTTCTCCGTCACTACGCCGAGCGGCACGCATATTTCCGACGCGATTTCCTGGATCGAACGCTTCATTCGCGCCTATGGCAGTCCAAATACCATCTACGGCACGGAAATCTGCAACTGGCACAAGGACTTCGCCTCCCGTTTCACCTACGGCACCGATATCGGCACACCGGACTTCGCGCGGACCGACTGCGTGCTGCTCTGGGGGCATAATCCCACCGCTACGTGGCTCGCTCGCTCGACCGAGGTGCAGAAGGCGATCCGCCGGGGCGCGAAGCTGGTGGTCATCGACCCGCGTCCAACGATGTATGCGCGCCGGGCCGATGCCTGGCTCAAGGTCCGTCCCGGCACGGACCAGGCGGTTGCGCTCGGCCTGCTCAAGCTGCAGCTCGAAAGCGACGCTTTCGATCAGGGCTTCGCCCGACGCTGGAGCAATGCCGCGCTGCTGGTTCATCCGGAAACCGGGCTCCTGCTGCGGGAAAGCGATGTCGCGCCGGGTGGCGGCGAGAACATTCTGCTGGCGGCCGGCGTCGGAGGCTCGAGGCCGCTGCGTTACGACGCGGCTTCGAAAAACTGGATGGACGACCCGGACGGCGCGGAACTCTTCGGCAGCCATGAGATCCTGAGCCTCTCCGGTTCTGTCCTCTGCCGCACGGTCCTGCAGACCCTGCGCGACGCCGCGGCGGACTACACGCCAGAGCGGGTCGAAGGGCTTTCCGGCGTCCCGGCCGAAGATCTGCGCAAGGCGGCGGAGATTCTGACCGGCAGCGCGTCCGTCGCCTACTACGCCTGGAACGGCGTCGGACAAAGCGTCACGGCGACGCAGACCGACCGGGCGATCTCCAGCTTCTATGCGCTGACCGGGCATTATGGCGCCTCCGGCGGAAACATTCCGGGCGGCGCGGCGCGCTTCAACGACATCTCGGGCCAGGACCTGCTCTCGGATACGCAGCGTGCCAAGGCACTCGGTCTTGCCGAGCGCCCGCTCGGCCCCGGACGGCACGGCTGGGTGACGGCGCGCGATGTTTACCGCGCGGTGCTGGGGGGCACGCCCTATCCCGTCCGCATGCTCTTCTCCTTTGGTGGCAACCCGCTTGCGGCGCAGCCGGACACTGCGTTGGCGAAGCAGGCTTTCGGGAAGCTCGAATTCCACGTCCATACCGACTTCTTCCTGAATGCGAGCGCGGAATTTGCCGATATCGTCCTCCCCGCCGCGACCTCGTGGGAGCGCGAGGGACTGCGCAACGGGTTCGATGCCAGTCTGGAGGGCATGCGGAAGGTGCAGCTCCGTCCGGCTGCGATCGCGCCCGTCGGCGAGGCCCGCAGCGACACCGATATCGTTCTCGAACTCTCCCGACGGCTCGGCCTCGCCGAGACCATGTTCGATTGCGATGCGGACAAAGGCCATGACCACATGCTCGCCCCCGCCGGGCTCGACGTCGCAACGCTCAGAGCCGAACCCGAGGGTGTCACGCTGGACGGGGAAGTACAGGAGAAGCCGTATCTCGCGGCCGGGTTCCCCACGCCGAGCGGTCTGGTGGAACTCTATTCCGAGCAGTTCCTGAAACACGGTCAGCGCCCCGTTCCATCCCTCGACCCGTCGGAACTTCCCTCCGCGCTGGAGCAGCCTTTCCCGCTTCGTCTGGGCTCGGCGAAGACCGTGGTCTATTGCCACAGCCAGCATCGCAACATCCCCTCGCTCCGCCGCCTGCAGCCGGATCCGATCCTGGAGATAGCGCCGGAACTCGCCGAGACGCGCGGCATCGCCGAGCGGGACTGGGTGGAAATTTCAACCAGGGCCGGCACCTTCCGTGCCCGCGCCAAACTCGCCAGGGGCCTCGCGCCGGACGCGGTCTTCGCCCAGCACGGCTGGACCATTGCGGACGCCGTCCCGGGCGCGCCACTCGGTGCCAATCTGAACGGCGCCGTCCCGACCGAGCGGGCGGACCCGGTCAGCGGCTCGATCCCGCTCCGTTGTTCATGGTGCGAGGTGCGGAAGGTTTAA
- a CDS encoding malate/lactate/ureidoglycolate dehydrogenase: MGAASEVRVTPDVMIALVRAMFARAGCSEKEARDIAERLTGANLRGHDSHGVIRVPRYLQWIEAGRQKINQTIEIVMENDVMAIVDGKYGFGQSVGEQTVDLGLKKVKAQGLALTALRNAGHLGRIGDWAERAAAADIASMHMVNVRGSLLVAPFGGRERRMGTSPFCIGIPVKGGDPVVHDFATSTVAEGKALVALKGGKALPEGSLIDAEGKLTNDPWPLYGDVPAGKAPEPYGGPGALTPFGGHKGSGLNFMMEMMAGALTGSGCAGGPDEPERRPFCNGMLSIFIDPARMDSGDAMADEIRSYIAFVKNTRPAEGVSEVLVPGEKERMTLAERSAGGLPLAPEVWDDILASARKLGFSEGELESLTG; encoded by the coding sequence ATGGGCGCGGCCTCCGAGGTCCGGGTCACGCCGGATGTGATGATCGCCCTGGTGCGCGCGATGTTCGCGCGCGCCGGCTGCTCGGAAAAGGAAGCACGGGACATCGCCGAGCGGCTGACCGGCGCCAATCTCCGGGGCCATGACAGCCACGGCGTGATCCGGGTGCCGCGCTACCTGCAATGGATCGAGGCCGGGCGGCAGAAGATCAACCAGACCATCGAGATCGTCATGGAAAACGACGTCATGGCGATCGTCGACGGCAAATACGGCTTCGGCCAAAGCGTCGGCGAGCAGACCGTCGATCTGGGTCTGAAGAAAGTGAAGGCGCAGGGCCTCGCCCTCACGGCGTTGCGCAATGCGGGCCATCTCGGTCGCATCGGCGACTGGGCGGAGCGCGCGGCGGCGGCCGACATCGCCTCCATGCACATGGTCAATGTCCGCGGCTCGCTCCTCGTCGCCCCCTTCGGCGGGCGCGAGCGCCGCATGGGCACCTCGCCCTTCTGCATCGGCATTCCGGTCAAGGGCGGCGATCCGGTGGTGCACGATTTCGCCACCTCCACCGTCGCCGAGGGCAAGGCCCTGGTCGCGCTGAAGGGCGGTAAGGCGCTGCCCGAGGGCTCTCTGATAGACGCCGAAGGCAAGCTGACGAACGATCCCTGGCCGCTCTACGGCGACGTGCCGGCGGGCAAGGCACCGGAGCCCTATGGCGGACCGGGCGCGCTGACGCCGTTCGGAGGCCACAAAGGTTCGGGTCTCAACTTCATGATGGAGATGATGGCCGGCGCCCTCACCGGCTCCGGCTGCGCCGGCGGACCGGACGAGCCCGAGCGGCGACCGTTCTGCAACGGTATGCTCTCGATCTTCATCGACCCGGCGCGGATGGACAGCGGCGACGCCATGGCCGACGAGATCCGCAGCTACATCGCCTTCGTGAAGAACACCCGCCCGGCCGAGGGTGTTTCCGAGGTTCTGGTTCCGGGCGAGAAGGAACGGATGACGCTGGCCGAGCGCAGCGCCGGCGGCCTGCCGCTGGCACCGGAGGTCTGGGACGACATCCTCGCCTCTGCCCGCAAGCTCGGATTCTCGGAGGGCGAGTTGGAGAGCCTGACGGGGTAA